The following proteins are co-located in the Heliorestis convoluta genome:
- the ylxM gene encoding YlxM family DNA-binding protein codes for MVEESSLDKFNRMNLLIDFYGQLLTERQRQVLSLYYEDNLSLGEIAADFSVSRQAIFDLLKRAEKLLEGYEEKLGLVNRWQQERAKLIDMVKDMEDTLRQRDWSKMEDLVQSFSKAIEEGRE; via the coding sequence ATGGTAGAAGAGTCTTCTTTAGATAAATTTAATCGAATGAACTTGCTGATTGATTTTTATGGTCAGCTTTTAACAGAGCGGCAAAGGCAAGTGCTTTCTTTATATTATGAAGACAATCTTTCACTCGGAGAGATTGCTGCGGACTTTTCTGTGTCTCGACAAGCTATTTTTGATTTGCTGAAAAGAGCTGAAAAATTACTAGAAGGTTATGAAGAAAAGCTTGGACTTGTCAATCGCTGGCAACAGGAGCGAGCCAAGTTAATAGATATGGTAAAAGATATGGAAGATACATTGAGACAAAGAGATTGGAGCAAGATGGAAGATCTTGTTCAGTCCTTTTCCAAAGCAATCGAAGAGGGGAGGGAGTAA
- the ftsY gene encoding signal recognition particle-docking protein FtsY yields MGFFNKLKEGLSRTRQNLVQKVEQLVTGRQHIDEELYEELEEVLISADVGAEMALQMVEGLRKKVKEQKIGDPGELKRLLQEEIVELLGQETAVVDISKKPTVVLVVGVNGVGKTTTIAKLAHRWKSEGRKVLLAAGDTFRAAAIDQLEIWGQRVGVDVIRHQEGSDPGAVAYDAAQAAISRGADILLVDTAGRLHNKNHLMNELSKVGRVLDRALPGAPHEILLVLDATTGQNAVTQARLFGEAVGVTGLVLTKLDGTAKGGVILAIQGELNVPVKFIGIGEAMDDLRIFEPQQFAKALFGQEEAE; encoded by the coding sequence ATGGGATTTTTTAACAAACTAAAAGAAGGCCTGAGCCGCACAAGACAGAACCTGGTTCAAAAAGTAGAACAGCTAGTAACAGGACGACAACATATTGATGAAGAACTTTATGAGGAACTAGAAGAAGTCTTAATCAGCGCCGATGTTGGGGCTGAAATGGCCTTACAAATGGTAGAAGGATTGCGCAAAAAAGTAAAAGAGCAAAAGATTGGTGATCCAGGAGAACTAAAAAGGCTTTTGCAAGAAGAAATTGTAGAACTATTAGGGCAAGAAACAGCTGTTGTTGATATTTCTAAAAAACCAACGGTCGTCCTTGTAGTAGGCGTTAATGGCGTGGGCAAGACTACAACTATCGCCAAGCTGGCCCATCGCTGGAAATCAGAAGGCCGCAAAGTCCTCCTTGCTGCTGGCGACACCTTCCGTGCTGCCGCCATCGATCAGCTAGAAATCTGGGGACAAAGGGTAGGTGTCGATGTCATCCGCCACCAAGAAGGTTCTGATCCTGGTGCTGTTGCCTACGACGCGGCCCAGGCTGCTATCAGTCGTGGCGCTGACATCTTACTTGTTGATACAGCAGGAAGACTACACAATAAAAACCACCTTATGAATGAACTTTCTAAAGTAGGCCGCGTTCTCGATCGTGCTCTACCAGGCGCTCCTCATGAAATCCTGCTTGTCTTAGATGCCACAACCGGTCAAAACGCCGTAACGCAAGCTCGACTCTTTGGCGAAGCTGTTGGCGTCACAGGTTTGGTATTAACCAAATTAGACGGCACTGCCAAAGGTGGTGTCATCTTAGCCATTCAGGGTGAATTGAATGTTCCTGTAAAATTCATTGGCATTGGTGAGGCCATGGATGACTTGAGAATCTTCGAACCACAACAATTTGCCAAGGCCCTCTTTGGACAGGAAGAAGCAGAATAA
- a CDS encoding 2-hydroxymuconate tautomerase, whose amino-acid sequence MDRKKQNKLLLPIIFNSEIKRRDRFMPIVQVTMLEGRTEEQKRELAKAITQAFVDTCGAKAESVTLSIHDVPTENIALGGTLISDLRRNPA is encoded by the coding sequence TTGGACAGGAAGAAGCAGAATAAACTCTTACTCCCTATCATATTTAATTCAGAAATAAAAAGGAGAGATCGATTTATGCCCATTGTACAAGTCACCATGCTAGAAGGACGCACAGAAGAGCAAAAGCGTGAACTGGCCAAAGCCATTACACAAGCTTTTGTTGACACTTGTGGCGCCAAAGCCGAGTCTGTTACTTTATCAATTCATGATGTACCAACAGAAAATATTGCTTTAGGCGGTACGTTGATTTCTGATCTAAGGAGGAATCCTGCTTGA
- the mtnA gene encoding S-methyl-5-thioribose-1-phosphate isomerase produces the protein MDAIRWQEDHLLLLDQTKLPLVEEYIECWDHYVVARAIKILQVRGAPAIGAAAAFGVALAALNYQGDSAEEFEREVNQAIDDLAKTRPTAVNLFWALTRMKAFLESTRGSSIEDRQQAILAEAQALLAEDKAMNEQMGAYGQTLIPESAGVLTHCNAGALATGGFGTALGVIRAAHQAGKEISVFADETRPLLQGARLTAWELMKDGIPVTLITDSMAAYVMKQKLVDLVIVGADRITANGDVANKIGTYGLALLAKAHGIPFYVAAPVSTFDLSLQSGDEIPIEERDSEEVRTLGGTTTAPLEVPVYNPSFDVTPHQYVTAFITDRGIIQAPYLENLQKHMK, from the coding sequence TTGGATGCGATTCGCTGGCAAGAAGATCATCTCTTACTTTTAGATCAGACCAAACTTCCCCTTGTTGAAGAATATATTGAGTGCTGGGATCACTATGTCGTTGCTAGAGCCATTAAGATTTTGCAAGTTCGAGGAGCCCCAGCTATCGGTGCTGCAGCTGCTTTTGGTGTTGCTCTCGCTGCCTTGAATTATCAAGGCGATTCAGCAGAAGAATTCGAAAGAGAAGTCAATCAAGCCATTGATGACTTGGCAAAAACGCGTCCTACCGCTGTGAATCTGTTCTGGGCTCTTACTCGTATGAAGGCTTTTCTAGAAAGTACAAGAGGAAGTTCCATTGAAGATCGACAGCAAGCCATTCTTGCAGAAGCACAAGCTCTTTTAGCTGAAGACAAAGCGATGAATGAACAAATGGGTGCTTATGGCCAGACGCTGATCCCAGAAAGTGCTGGTGTACTTACCCACTGTAACGCTGGTGCTTTGGCAACAGGTGGCTTCGGCACTGCCCTCGGTGTAATTCGAGCAGCCCATCAAGCAGGCAAAGAAATCTCTGTTTTTGCTGACGAGACAAGGCCGCTTTTGCAAGGTGCTCGCTTAACAGCCTGGGAGTTGATGAAAGATGGCATTCCTGTTACTTTGATTACGGACTCTATGGCTGCTTATGTAATGAAGCAAAAACTTGTCGATCTGGTCATTGTAGGTGCTGACCGAATTACAGCCAATGGGGATGTGGCCAATAAAATTGGTACCTATGGTCTGGCTTTGTTGGCCAAAGCACATGGTATCCCTTTTTACGTCGCTGCACCTGTATCTACTTTTGACTTGTCTTTACAAAGCGGTGATGAAATTCCCATCGAAGAAAGAGATTCAGAAGAGGTACGTACTTTAGGTGGTACGACAACGGCACCTCTTGAAGTGCCTGTCTACAACCCCTCTTTTGACGTTACACCTCATCAGTACGTGACCGCCTTTATTACCGATCGAGGTATTATCCAAGCACCTTATCTTGAGAATTTGCAAAAGCATATGAAGTAG
- a CDS encoding amidohydrolase → MKILSKIFIKNSTIIPMTAKEDIFQGHLYIENGRISALYRLDEEPSFALEQEDLEVIDGQDKVLLPGLVNAHTHAAMTLFRSYADDLPLMQWLNEAIWPAERKLTAEHVYWGTMLAIAEMIKAGVTVFADMYFFMDQVAKAVSNSGMRGHLSRGMIGFGPNAEVALAESEDFYKSWNKGAEGRIRVWLGPHAPYTCPPDYLKKVMSLSDRLGTGLHIHLAETMTEVQDIEKAHGQRPIELMHTLGLFERPVLAAHCVHLTEEEENILVEKKVGIAHNPESNMKLASGIAPIESLRQKKAIVSLGTDGAASNNNLDLIEEMRQAAFLQKVHRLDPTALPAYSALEMATIGGAKALGWDDEIGTLEVGKKADLILINMKQPHLYPVHDPVAHVVYSAKGSDVHTVIVDGKVLLRAGKLTTIDEEEVMAEAQKAALLLTAKE, encoded by the coding sequence GTGAAAATATTGAGCAAAATCTTCATTAAGAATAGCACCATCATCCCGATGACAGCGAAAGAAGATATTTTTCAAGGTCATCTTTATATAGAAAATGGAAGAATTTCTGCTCTTTATCGCTTGGATGAAGAGCCCTCCTTCGCGCTAGAACAAGAAGACCTTGAAGTGATAGATGGTCAAGATAAAGTTCTCTTGCCAGGTCTGGTCAACGCGCATACCCATGCTGCGATGACACTTTTTCGCAGTTACGCTGACGATCTCCCTTTGATGCAGTGGCTCAATGAAGCCATCTGGCCAGCAGAAAGAAAATTAACGGCAGAGCATGTCTACTGGGGTACCATGCTAGCCATTGCTGAGATGATCAAAGCTGGCGTTACAGTTTTTGCGGATATGTACTTTTTTATGGACCAAGTGGCCAAAGCAGTCTCGAATAGTGGTATGAGAGGGCATTTAAGTCGCGGTATGATTGGTTTTGGCCCCAATGCTGAGGTTGCTCTAGCAGAGTCAGAAGACTTCTACAAAAGCTGGAACAAAGGCGCTGAAGGACGAATTCGAGTCTGGCTCGGTCCCCATGCTCCTTATACTTGTCCACCAGACTATCTAAAAAAAGTAATGTCTCTTTCTGATCGTCTTGGTACAGGCTTGCATATCCATCTCGCTGAAACAATGACGGAAGTACAAGATATCGAAAAAGCCCATGGACAGAGGCCCATTGAGTTGATGCATACACTGGGGCTTTTCGAAAGACCTGTACTAGCGGCTCATTGTGTTCATCTGACGGAAGAGGAAGAAAACATACTGGTTGAGAAAAAAGTCGGCATTGCTCATAATCCGGAAAGCAATATGAAGCTTGCCTCTGGCATTGCACCGATAGAAAGTCTACGCCAAAAAAAGGCCATTGTCTCTCTTGGTACAGATGGTGCAGCGAGCAATAACAACCTTGATTTAATTGAAGAGATGCGCCAAGCTGCTTTTCTTCAGAAAGTGCACAGGCTCGATCCGACGGCCTTGCCTGCCTATAGCGCTTTAGAAATGGCTACCATTGGTGGTGCGAAAGCCTTAGGTTGGGATGATGAGATTGGAACGTTAGAAGTTGGAAAAAAAGCCGATCTGATTCTAATCAATATGAAACAACCTCATCTCTATCCTGTTCACGATCCTGTGGCTCATGTGGTTTATTCAGCAAAAGGCTCCGATGTTCATACAGTCATTGTGGATGGCAAAGTACTTCTTCGAGCAGGAAAGCTCACTACCATAGACGAAGAAGAGGTTATGGCGGAAGCCCAAAAGGCAGCTCTTCTTTTAACAGCAAAAGAGTAG
- the smc gene encoding chromosome segregation protein SMC, whose protein sequence is MVLKRIELNGFKSFADKTEILLSPGVTVIVGPNGSGKSNVSDAIRWVLGEQSARSLRGSKMEDVIFAGSERRKPVGMAEVSIHLDNDQGKLPVEYREVLVTRRVYRSGESDYLLNRSTCRLRDIHELFADTGLGREGISIIGQGRVDEVLSSRPEERRAFIEEAAGIVKYRNRKNDALKKMEDTQNHIVRVEDIIDELEQQHQSLTEQARKARLFQEMDEKVNRLEQALLAIDYEEVKTKKEQLEHSFQTLQDGLLQTESTLAKVEQEESTTALLLKKAEEALAEARQNRHDHSESLLTLKNKLEVLQERMKGLKAQKEMLQQELEENQKSFAELTKRAEIEEDNEKNIIGKLLFLEQEVQQRQEQGSQWKEAVVLGEQKLQDLLMEAQQKDEEADRVRQQIHEIELTATRQEEQEKTFAESLQRALTRVKEWDKEKSDLQVEQEKLFKKDKELQKESVRVKEELAALQKEGEEIEHTLTETMRRWQEMIGRIKALENMERSYEGFNKGVKEVMLEAKKNPSTLQGIFGLVSELIEVPVGYERAYQVALGSAMQNIVVENDGAAQEAIEFLKKYNKGRATFLPLKSLQVYGSLQQDFLAQPGVLGCAADLVQVDPSYSKAIQFLLGRTLILENLTSALVLARQKKCPYKLVTLQGEVLQPGGSVTGGTVNPQGGQTFLRRRELTLLNEEERKLAMVIASLKQLREEIHEQRHRIAQQSVELEKEGAALQLHLSSKESALERLQESIEQEQLFVDQALKDQRQCEQDRLQLHEEKAKLETLMNHLQVLKKELERFYQQQREALDQLRLSGEEENRTLTDKQLQRARLEEELKSVTASLRFNKERIEKLLQEKQQKSETALQWEEMILSCDESYQEIEKKVLQDLLEEQSLLEKVKDRQQSYQELRIELDQIMEQKKPLMEKIAAKSKELHQIEIALTKAVSEEKTILLKLQEKWSLSQERITEMEKPWLDRKSYQKEIAVTKGALKELGTVNMLAIEEEKNLQERMNFLRQQQEDLKTAKDSLEQVIREIEEIMIQRFGQAFQEINEHFAATFADLFQGGQAELVLTQPDNLLETGVDMVAQPPGKKRVPLSLLSGGERALTAIALLFSLLKTKPSPFCVLDEIEAALDEANVARFANYLKKLSRKSQFIVISHRKGTMEAADYLYGVTMEEGGVSRLVSVKMTERDNSTIDAAS, encoded by the coding sequence ATGGTTTTAAAAAGAATTGAGTTAAATGGATTCAAATCTTTTGCCGATAAAACAGAAATCCTCCTTTCTCCTGGTGTGACTGTAATCGTGGGACCCAATGGATCCGGTAAATCCAATGTCTCCGATGCCATTCGCTGGGTTTTAGGTGAACAGAGCGCACGGTCTTTGCGTGGCTCGAAGATGGAAGATGTAATCTTTGCAGGATCGGAACGTCGGAAACCTGTGGGGATGGCAGAAGTTTCAATTCACTTAGATAATGATCAAGGCAAACTACCTGTTGAATATAGGGAAGTCCTCGTTACCCGTAGAGTCTATCGCTCCGGTGAAAGTGACTATCTTTTGAACCGAAGTACTTGTCGATTGCGAGACATTCATGAGTTATTTGCCGACACTGGGTTGGGACGAGAAGGGATTTCCATTATTGGGCAAGGTCGTGTTGATGAAGTTCTTTCTTCCCGACCTGAGGAGAGGCGTGCTTTTATTGAAGAAGCTGCAGGGATTGTAAAATATCGCAACCGCAAAAACGATGCCCTCAAGAAAATGGAAGATACGCAAAATCATATTGTAAGAGTAGAAGATATTATTGATGAACTAGAGCAGCAACACCAGTCGCTGACAGAACAAGCTCGCAAGGCGCGACTGTTTCAAGAAATGGACGAGAAAGTGAACCGTCTGGAGCAAGCTTTACTCGCTATCGATTACGAAGAAGTAAAGACAAAAAAAGAACAGCTAGAACATTCTTTTCAAACCCTACAAGACGGCTTGCTGCAAACAGAAAGCACCTTGGCAAAAGTAGAACAAGAAGAAAGTACCACGGCTCTACTGTTAAAGAAAGCAGAAGAAGCGCTAGCAGAAGCCAGGCAAAATCGCCATGACCACTCAGAAAGCCTTTTGACATTAAAGAATAAATTAGAAGTATTACAAGAGCGAATGAAAGGCTTGAAAGCGCAAAAAGAAATGCTTCAGCAAGAGCTAGAAGAGAATCAAAAAAGTTTTGCAGAGTTAACAAAAAGAGCAGAGATAGAAGAAGATAATGAAAAAAATATTATTGGAAAGTTACTTTTCTTAGAGCAAGAAGTTCAACAACGTCAAGAACAAGGGTCCCAGTGGAAAGAAGCCGTTGTTCTTGGAGAGCAAAAACTACAGGATTTGCTGATGGAAGCGCAACAGAAAGATGAAGAAGCCGATCGAGTACGGCAACAGATTCATGAGATAGAGTTAACTGCAACAAGGCAGGAAGAACAAGAGAAAACTTTTGCCGAATCATTGCAGCGTGCTTTGACACGGGTGAAGGAATGGGACAAAGAAAAAAGCGACTTGCAAGTAGAACAAGAAAAGTTGTTCAAGAAGGATAAGGAGCTGCAGAAAGAAAGTGTCCGTGTGAAGGAAGAACTTGCAGCCCTTCAAAAAGAAGGAGAAGAAATAGAGCATACGTTAACAGAGACAATGCGAAGATGGCAAGAAATGATTGGGCGCATCAAAGCATTAGAGAATATGGAACGGTCTTATGAAGGATTTAACAAAGGTGTCAAAGAGGTTATGCTAGAAGCCAAGAAAAATCCTTCGACACTGCAAGGAATCTTTGGCCTTGTCAGTGAGCTTATCGAAGTGCCCGTCGGCTATGAAAGGGCCTATCAAGTCGCTCTAGGCTCGGCCATGCAGAACATTGTGGTAGAAAATGATGGGGCAGCACAAGAAGCCATTGAGTTTTTGAAGAAATACAATAAAGGACGAGCTACTTTTCTACCCTTAAAAAGCTTACAAGTCTACGGAAGTTTGCAACAAGACTTTTTAGCACAACCGGGTGTTCTCGGCTGTGCCGCCGATCTAGTGCAAGTTGATCCATCCTATAGTAAAGCAATACAATTTCTGTTAGGAAGAACCTTAATTCTAGAGAATCTAACAAGTGCTCTTGTCCTTGCTCGTCAGAAGAAATGCCCTTACAAACTGGTGACATTACAAGGGGAAGTTCTACAACCAGGAGGGAGTGTGACCGGTGGAACGGTCAATCCCCAGGGAGGACAGACCTTTCTCCGACGACGAGAGCTAACTCTATTAAATGAAGAAGAAAGAAAGCTAGCTATGGTCATTGCGAGTCTGAAGCAATTGCGAGAAGAGATTCATGAGCAACGCCATAGAATTGCGCAACAGTCTGTAGAGCTTGAAAAAGAAGGAGCTGCTTTACAACTTCATCTTTCTTCGAAAGAATCTGCTTTAGAGCGACTGCAAGAGTCGATAGAACAAGAGCAGCTCTTTGTAGATCAAGCGCTTAAAGATCAAAGGCAATGTGAACAAGATAGGCTTCAACTTCATGAAGAAAAAGCAAAGCTAGAAACATTGATGAACCACTTACAGGTCTTAAAAAAAGAACTGGAAAGGTTTTATCAACAACAAAGAGAAGCCTTAGATCAGCTTCGTCTTTCCGGTGAAGAAGAAAATCGAACACTAACGGATAAACAATTGCAGCGAGCACGCCTTGAGGAAGAGTTAAAAAGTGTTACAGCATCACTTCGATTCAACAAAGAGCGAATCGAAAAACTACTTCAAGAAAAACAACAGAAAAGTGAAACAGCTCTACAGTGGGAAGAAATGATTCTATCTTGTGATGAGTCTTATCAAGAAATAGAGAAAAAAGTTCTTCAAGATCTTCTAGAAGAACAATCACTTTTAGAGAAAGTGAAAGACCGTCAGCAATCCTATCAAGAGCTCCGAATAGAGCTCGATCAAATCATGGAGCAGAAAAAGCCGCTTATGGAAAAGATAGCGGCTAAAAGTAAAGAGCTCCATCAGATAGAAATTGCTTTAACGAAAGCGGTATCAGAAGAAAAAACCATCCTTTTGAAGTTACAAGAGAAATGGTCTTTATCTCAAGAGAGAATCACGGAAATGGAAAAACCATGGCTCGATCGGAAAAGCTACCAGAAAGAGATTGCCGTGACAAAAGGTGCTCTCAAAGAACTAGGTACCGTAAATATGTTGGCCATTGAAGAAGAAAAGAACTTACAAGAGAGAATGAACTTTCTTCGGCAACAACAAGAAGACTTAAAAACAGCAAAAGACAGCCTAGAACAAGTGATTCGGGAAATAGAAGAGATTATGATCCAACGTTTTGGACAAGCTTTTCAAGAAATCAATGAACATTTTGCAGCAACTTTTGCGGATCTTTTTCAAGGCGGTCAAGCTGAACTGGTTCTTACGCAACCCGATAACCTTCTCGAAACAGGCGTCGACATGGTAGCACAACCACCTGGTAAAAAGAGGGTGCCTTTGTCTTTACTATCGGGTGGAGAAAGAGCCTTAACGGCCATAGCTTTGCTTTTTTCGTTGCTTAAAACAAAGCCCAGCCCTTTTTGTGTCTTAGATGAAATTGAAGCAGCTTTAGATGAAGCCAACGTAGCACGGTTCGCCAATTACCTCAAAAAACTATCAAGAAAAAGCCAATTTATCGTTATCTCTCATCGTAAAGGCACGATGGAAGCAGCAGACTATCTCTATGGTGTTACGATGGAAGAAGGCGGGGTATCCCGACTGGTTTCTGTCAAAATGACCGAGCGAGATAATTCAACAATAGATGCAGCTAGTTAG
- the mtnP gene encoding S-methyl-5'-thioadenosine phosphorylase: MTVKIAIIGGTGVYDPAILKDLRTVEVDTKYGKVAIKVGSYGDKEVAFLARHGEGHTVPPHLINYRANIMALKRLGVRHIIATAAVGSLDLKMEAGHLVVVEDFLDFTKARATTFFDGGEAGVVHTDFTYPYCPRLRQILVQAGEKENLTIHDKAVYVCTEGPRFETPTEIKMYQSFGGHLVGMTSVPEVLLAREAEICYATVAMVTNYGAGISPQPLTHMEVLEAMDANKENIKKLAMKTIELLEVDEDCDCQHALADFGGFTL; the protein is encoded by the coding sequence TTGACTGTAAAAATTGCGATTATTGGTGGCACTGGCGTGTATGATCCGGCCATCTTAAAGGACCTGCGCACAGTAGAAGTAGATACAAAGTATGGCAAAGTAGCTATTAAAGTAGGGAGCTATGGAGATAAGGAAGTGGCCTTTCTCGCTCGTCATGGCGAAGGCCACACCGTGCCTCCCCATCTTATCAATTATCGTGCCAACATTATGGCGTTAAAAAGGCTTGGCGTTCGTCATATTATTGCAACAGCTGCCGTCGGTTCTCTAGATCTAAAAATGGAAGCAGGTCATCTTGTTGTAGTAGAAGACTTTTTAGACTTTACCAAAGCAAGAGCGACCACTTTCTTTGATGGTGGAGAAGCTGGTGTTGTTCACACAGATTTTACCTATCCTTACTGTCCGCGACTGCGTCAGATCCTTGTGCAGGCAGGGGAAAAAGAAAATCTAACGATTCATGATAAGGCTGTTTATGTTTGCACAGAAGGCCCTCGTTTTGAGACGCCTACAGAAATTAAAATGTACCAAAGCTTTGGTGGTCATCTTGTTGGTATGACCAGTGTACCTGAAGTGCTTTTAGCACGAGAAGCTGAAATTTGTTATGCCACCGTAGCGATGGTAACAAACTATGGCGCTGGTATTTCCCCACAACCACTGACGCACATGGAAGTGCTAGAAGCGATGGATGCCAACAAAGAAAACATTAAAAAGCTGGCCATGAAAACCATCGAACTATTGGAAGTCGATGAAGACTGTGATTGTCAACATGCTCTCGCTGACTTTGGTGGTTTTACGCTGTAA